In Panacibacter ginsenosidivorans, the following proteins share a genomic window:
- a CDS encoding outer membrane beta-barrel protein has product MKHLKYLGVLAILMTIASVSANAQQKGILKFDLNYNYSIPLGSFKNNIVSDASPRGATGALMYGINNKWSAGLQFGYQDYYQKYPRAIYKTGNNEETSAVLTNSLQTVPLMAKAAFKPLGGGNALIQPYISAAAGFSVIDFRQYLGEFGGSDNSTSFTAQAGAGIMVPFSKGGASGFSVGADYNYIAYKKLGYDNLNNLSLHAGVHFPLR; this is encoded by the coding sequence ATGAAACATCTGAAATATTTAGGGGTGTTAGCGATACTGATGACCATTGCTTCAGTGTCTGCAAATGCACAGCAGAAAGGCATATTGAAATTTGACCTAAATTATAACTATAGTATTCCACTGGGCAGTTTTAAGAATAACATTGTCAGCGATGCATCTCCACGCGGTGCAACAGGCGCATTGATGTATGGCATTAACAATAAATGGTCTGCAGGTCTGCAGTTTGGTTACCAGGATTATTATCAAAAATATCCCAGAGCTATTTATAAAACAGGAAACAATGAAGAAACTTCTGCTGTTTTGACCAACTCTCTTCAAACTGTTCCGTTGATGGCTAAAGCAGCATTCAAGCCATTGGGAGGAGGCAATGCTTTAATACAACCTTACATTTCTGCAGCAGCAGGTTTTAGTGTGATTGATTTCAGGCAGTACCTCGGCGAGTTTGGAGGTTCAGACAATAGCACATCCTTTACTGCGCAGGCTGGTGCAGGAATTATGGTGCCGTTTAGCAAAGGCGGCGCCTCAGGTTTTAGCGTTGGTGCAGATTATAATTATATAGCTTATAAAAAACTGGGGTATGATAATTTAAATAACCTGTCTTTACATGCAGGCGTGCATTTCCCTTTGAGATAA